The sequence CGCGGCGGAGATGGGCACTACCGGCACTCCCAGCATGGCCTCCATCGTATTTATATCAATGCTTCCGCCGTTGCCGTATACCTCGTCCATCATATTGAGAGCCACAACTATCGGCGTGTCCATCTGTAAAAGCTGCATCGTAAGGTAGAGGTTACGTTCTATATTCGTTGCGTCAACTATGTTTATTATCGCTTTCGGCTTCTGTTCCAGCACGAATTCTCGCGAGATTATCTCCTCGCTGCTGTACGGCGACATGGAATAAATACCCGGAAGGTCGGTCACGAGCGTATCGGGATATCCCCTTATAACGCCGTCCTTTCTGTCAACGGTCACTCCTGGAAAATTGCCAACGTGCTGATTTGCTCCCGTAAGCTGATTGAAAAGCGTCGTCTTTCCGCTGTTCTGATTTCCGACAAGCGCATATGTAAGCTTAGTGCCCGCCGGAAGCGGCGAGCCGTGTTCCTTAAAGTGCGTCTTGTTTATTTCACCGAAACCGGGATGGCTTGCCGCTTTCGGCTTTTCCTTTGCGCGCGGCTCCGCCGCGTCTTCGTCGTCAAGCGGTATCACGTTTATCTTCTGCGCGTCGGCAAGCCTTAAAGTGAGCTGATATCCGTGCAGCCTTATCTCCATCGGATCCTTCATAGGGGCAAAGCGCACAACGCTTACCTTAACGCCGGGAATAACGCCCATGTCAAGAAGGTGCTGCCTTAATGTGCCCTCGCCGCCTACTTCGTCAATATATGCCGCTTGTCCGGCCTTTAATTCGCTTAAAGTCATTTATTAAACATCCTTTCGGTATGTCCTGCGCGTTATATCATATATGCCGCGCATACGATATATATGTATAAACCGACATTTGTTTCGCATAATAATTTTTATTGGAAACTTTTATGTCTTTTAAAAGCTCGGAGACCTTGGCTCCAAGCTTTTAATTTGCGGGGTTCTCCCGCTTCGTATTTATCCTGTTCTTTCGTTCGAGCGCGCGCTTTAACATATCTATAAACTGCACCGCGTCGTCTTCGCCCAAAAAATCAATAAGCCACATATTTGCCGCGGAGGCGCACCCCAATACCTCCATTGACGCCGCTTCCCCTGTATCTGTCAGAAGAATGCGCGCCTTTCTTTGGTCCTTCGCGTCCCAGATGCGCTCTATAAAGGCGCGCTTTTCAAGGCTTTTCACGATATTTGCTACTCTGCCCGGGGTAAGCCCGAAGTGATCTATAATATCGATCGCGTAAGTATCCGTCTTTCGCGTGCCCAGCCACAAAAGCACCGCCTTTTCGCCGTTCGGAACTATGTTCCCGGCGATGTGCGACATGAGCTTTGCGTTTTCAATTTTAATGCGGTTCAACTCGTCCGATAATCTTTCTCTATCC is a genomic window of Clostridia bacterium containing:
- a CDS encoding winged helix-turn-helix transcriptional regulator, translated to MDRERLSDELNRIKIENAKLMSHIAGNIVPNGEKAVLLWLGTRKTDTYAIDIIDHFGLTPGRVANIVKSLEKRAFIERIWDAKDQRKARILLTDTGEAASMEVLGCASAANMWLIDFLGEDDAVQFIDMLKRALERKNRINTKRENPAN